A stretch of Malus sylvestris chromosome 11, drMalSylv7.2, whole genome shotgun sequence DNA encodes these proteins:
- the LOC126588514 gene encoding serine/threonine-protein kinase BSK1-like, which translates to MFPDKIYEIRKRKRAKESYGDSRKMVQVSVGGENQTIEWAIRLTVALNIAKALDHCSSECRPLYHDLNAYMDLFDKSWLHFSPVTL; encoded by the exons ATGTTTCCAGATAAAATCTACGAGATTAGAAAGAGAAAAAGGGCAAAGGAAAGCTATGGTGACTCTCGGAAGATGGTTCAAGTCTCTGTTGGAG GGGAGAATCAGACCATTGAGTGGGCTATACGACTAACAGTTGCTCTGAACATTGCCAAAGCATTAGATCACTGCAGCAGCGAATGCCGCCCATTGTACCATGATTTAAATGCATATATGGATCTCTTTGATAAG AGTTGGCTTCATTTCAGTCCAGTAACTCTCTAA